A window of the Pseudomonas furukawaii genome harbors these coding sequences:
- a CDS encoding DUF2339 domain-containing protein, which yields MQWIFMLVGLVLGAGLDESVIGTLLGGLLGLGVGQAIRLQGLARENALLRKALEGLATRFDATTRGLDGRLLKLEQGPSDSSMRPQETPAVDTAAAEAPATPPDAEDELVWELPAELLDEPAPTAQVPPPVATAPNADAWGREGQAASARPRPSEPPKPRQPSLLARGVAVARDWLLGGNTVLRVGVVLLFLGLAFLLRYATEGMVVPVEVRYAGVALAAIALLGLGWWLRRRNPSYGLMLQGAGIAVLYLTVFAAMRLHPLLEPEMAFALLVAVTLFSAILAVAQDALGLAAAAALGGFAAPILTSSGSGDHVALFSYFALLNAGILAIAWFKTWRLLNLIGFVGTFGIGFAWGLRAYRPELFATTEPFLVLFFLMYVGIGLLFARRKLLESSDAPEERGELLRWSARQGDGVDGTVLFGPPIIGFGLQVALVRPFEFGAAFSALALGLFYLVLARTLTGRVGGRALLLVETCLALGVVFGSLAIPLGLDARWTSAAWAVEGAGIYWLGLRQGRPLARAFALLLQLGAALAFLGSLDPGVGTLLQGSPLGALMLGAALLFVFWQVRGAPEAAVKPLERRFHWVPACLGLTFLYLMAPLSLAAEGTAIAWALAGLATLYAGLRLGSRTFLFSAFAVQLLGGAVFLLDLEGSGLGSGAAPGWRGLVVASLIGLALIGGMLLAARHPLARGDVRLLRGLSLVLLIGLAFVNLAVLFVLPWRSAAAVWGGSGLLILWLSLRLQQRAGFWFGLFLQLLGGLSFLAVSPLLLGQLPSEGLRPLAHAGFWTPLVLAVAAFVGAWTLQRVARHAPDLGNLSLNALASLLLAWSTGWWGLAWVSEIARFAASGQAIPQILLLAAASVAFCTWLAGRESWRALALLCLLLVPVGLVALLLAWEPRYHPAANLGWAAWGALFAIHLLALRRLDAVLPSGARSAAHVLGCWLLLGVLALELRYLLMLLSEQYNAWRWLGWALLPSAWLLLVATRPGLPWPLSAYPREYRFWASLPLAGLMLAWFWIANAWSDGRADPLPYLPLVNPLELGLLFALLGICLWVRDCLPRFNGWALPGWLLPVMGGASLFALATAAVFRGAHHWGGVPYELDALLESMRVQAGLSIVWTSIALGLMVGGHLRSRRELWLVGAALIALVVAKLFFVELGNRGGLERIVSFIGVGVLLLVVGYFAPLPPRREEPEQERINA from the coding sequence ATGCAATGGATCTTCATGCTGGTTGGCCTGGTGCTCGGCGCCGGGCTCGATGAAAGCGTCATCGGTACCCTGCTCGGCGGTCTGCTGGGCCTGGGCGTGGGACAAGCCATTCGCCTGCAGGGGCTGGCCCGGGAGAACGCCCTGTTGCGCAAGGCCCTGGAAGGCCTCGCCACTCGCTTCGACGCGACCACCCGAGGCCTCGACGGGCGCCTGCTCAAGCTGGAGCAGGGCCCATCCGATTCCTCGATGCGGCCTCAGGAGACGCCCGCTGTCGATACGGCGGCGGCGGAGGCACCCGCAACCCCGCCCGACGCCGAGGACGAGCTGGTCTGGGAGCTGCCGGCCGAGCTGCTGGATGAGCCCGCACCGACGGCACAGGTCCCGCCCCCGGTGGCGACGGCTCCCAATGCCGACGCCTGGGGCCGTGAAGGACAGGCCGCTTCGGCCCGCCCGCGACCGAGCGAACCGCCCAAGCCCCGCCAGCCGTCCCTGCTGGCGCGGGGCGTCGCTGTCGCCCGGGACTGGCTGCTGGGCGGCAACACCGTCCTGCGTGTCGGCGTGGTGTTGCTGTTCCTCGGCCTGGCGTTCCTGCTGCGTTATGCCACCGAAGGCATGGTGGTGCCGGTGGAGGTGCGATATGCCGGTGTGGCACTGGCCGCCATCGCCCTGCTGGGGCTCGGCTGGTGGCTGCGCCGACGCAATCCGAGTTACGGGCTGATGCTCCAAGGCGCGGGGATCGCCGTGCTCTACCTGACGGTATTCGCCGCCATGCGCCTGCATCCCTTGCTGGAGCCGGAAATGGCCTTCGCGCTGCTGGTGGCCGTCACCCTGTTCTCGGCCATCCTCGCCGTCGCCCAGGATGCCCTGGGCCTGGCCGCCGCAGCCGCGCTGGGCGGCTTCGCGGCGCCCATCCTCACCTCCAGCGGCAGCGGCGACCACGTGGCGCTGTTCAGCTATTTCGCGCTGCTGAACGCCGGCATCCTCGCCATCGCCTGGTTCAAGACCTGGCGGCTGCTGAACCTGATCGGCTTCGTCGGCACCTTCGGCATCGGCTTCGCCTGGGGACTGCGCGCCTATCGACCGGAGCTGTTCGCCACCACCGAACCTTTCCTGGTGCTGTTCTTCCTGATGTACGTGGGCATCGGCCTGCTCTTCGCCCGGCGCAAGCTGCTGGAGTCCTCCGACGCCCCGGAGGAGCGGGGCGAGTTGCTGCGCTGGTCGGCGCGCCAGGGCGATGGGGTGGATGGCACCGTGCTGTTCGGACCGCCCATCATCGGCTTCGGCCTGCAGGTGGCCCTGGTCCGTCCTTTCGAGTTCGGCGCCGCCTTCAGTGCGCTCGCCCTCGGCCTCTTCTACCTGGTGCTGGCGCGTACCCTGACGGGGCGGGTCGGCGGTCGGGCGCTGCTGCTGGTGGAAACCTGCCTGGCCCTGGGCGTGGTGTTCGGCAGCCTGGCCATTCCGCTGGGGCTGGATGCCCGCTGGACCTCGGCGGCCTGGGCGGTGGAGGGCGCCGGTATCTACTGGCTGGGGCTGCGTCAGGGCCGGCCGCTGGCCCGGGCCTTCGCCCTGCTGCTGCAACTGGGCGCGGCCCTGGCCTTCCTCGGCAGCCTGGATCCCGGTGTCGGCACCCTGTTGCAAGGCTCGCCGCTCGGGGCGCTGATGCTCGGTGCGGCGCTGCTCTTCGTCTTCTGGCAGGTCCGGGGTGCGCCGGAAGCGGCGGTCAAGCCGCTGGAGCGGCGATTCCACTGGGTCCCGGCCTGCCTCGGGCTGACCTTTCTCTACCTGATGGCGCCGCTGTCCCTGGCCGCCGAAGGCACCGCCATCGCCTGGGCCCTGGCGGGCCTGGCCACCCTGTACGCCGGCCTGCGGCTGGGTTCGCGCACCTTCCTCTTCAGCGCCTTCGCGGTGCAGTTGCTGGGTGGCGCGGTATTCCTGCTGGATCTGGAGGGCTCCGGGCTGGGCAGCGGCGCGGCGCCGGGCTGGCGCGGGTTGGTGGTGGCCTCGTTGATCGGTCTGGCGCTGATCGGCGGGATGCTGCTGGCCGCGCGACACCCCCTGGCGCGCGGCGACGTCCGTCTGTTGCGGGGCCTGTCCCTGGTGCTGCTGATCGGCCTGGCCTTCGTCAACCTGGCGGTGCTCTTCGTCCTGCCCTGGCGTTCGGCCGCCGCGGTCTGGGGCGGCAGCGGCCTGCTGATCCTCTGGCTCAGCCTGCGCCTGCAACAGCGCGCCGGGTTCTGGTTCGGGCTCTTCCTGCAACTGCTGGGCGGCCTGAGCTTCCTGGCCGTGAGCCCGCTGTTGCTGGGGCAACTGCCCAGCGAGGGATTGCGGCCACTGGCCCACGCCGGGTTCTGGACGCCCCTGGTGCTCGCTGTGGCGGCCTTCGTCGGCGCCTGGACGCTGCAGCGCGTGGCCCGTCATGCGCCAGACCTGGGGAACTTGAGCCTGAACGCCCTGGCCAGTCTGTTGCTGGCCTGGAGTACGGGCTGGTGGGGCCTGGCCTGGGTGTCGGAAATCGCCCGTTTCGCCGCGTCCGGCCAGGCGATTCCCCAGATCCTGCTTCTGGCGGCCGCCAGCGTCGCCTTCTGCACCTGGCTGGCCGGTCGCGAGTCCTGGCGGGCCTTGGCGCTGCTTTGCCTGTTGCTGGTCCCGGTGGGGCTGGTGGCGTTGCTGCTGGCCTGGGAGCCGCGTTATCACCCGGCGGCGAATCTCGGCTGGGCGGCCTGGGGTGCGTTGTTCGCGATCCATCTGCTGGCGCTGCGGCGCCTGGATGCCGTGTTGCCGAGCGGAGCGCGTTCGGCCGCCCATGTGCTGGGCTGCTGGTTGCTGCTCGGGGTGCTGGCGCTGGAGTTGCGCTACCTGTTGATGCTGCTGTCGGAGCAGTACAACGCCTGGCGCTGGCTCGGCTGGGCGCTGCTGCCGAGTGCCTGGCTGCTGCTGGTGGCGACCCGCCCGGGACTGCCCTGGCCCTTGTCGGCCTATCCGCGCGAGTACCGTTTCTGGGCTTCCCTGCCCCTGGCGGGGCTGATGCTCGCCTGGTTCTGGATCGCCAACGCCTGGAGCGACGGGCGCGCCGATCCGCTGCCCTATCTGCCCCTGGTCAACCCGTTGGAGCTGGGGCTGCTGTTCGCCCTGCTGGGCATCTGCCTCTGGGTTCGGGACTGCCTGCCGCGCTTCAACGGATGGGCGCTGCCGGGCTGGCTCCTGCCGGTGATGGGCGGGGCTTCGCTCTTCGCCCTGGCCACAGCGGCGGTGTTCCGTGGCGCCCACCACTGGGGCGGTGTGCCCTACGAACTCGATGCGCTGCTGGAGTCCATGCGGGTGCAGGCCGGACTGTCCATCGTCTGGACCAGCATCGCCCTCGGCCTGATGGTGGGCGGGCACCTGCGTTCCCGGCGCGAGCTCTGGCTGGTGGGGGCGGCGCTGATCGCGCTGGTGGTGGCCAAGCTGTTCTTCGTCGAACTGGGCAACCGCGGGGGGCTCGAGCGCATCGTGTCTTTCATCGGCGTCGGCGTCCTGCTGCTGGTCGTCGGCTATTTCGCGCCGCTGCCGCCCAGGCGCGAGGAACCTGAACAGGAACGGATCAACGCATGA
- a CDS encoding YkgJ family cysteine cluster protein, whose translation MKTLMIVGADLDRTDTWIKYDKTMCHACVSSCCTMPVEARLNDLIRLELVAEFERGEPPKNIAKRLMKDGVVERYNQKTGIFTLTRMGNNDCYFLDRKSRLCTVYDKRPDTCRNHPRIGPRPGYCAFKPKD comes from the coding sequence ATGAAGACCCTGATGATCGTCGGTGCCGACCTCGACCGGACGGACACCTGGATCAAGTACGACAAGACCATGTGCCACGCCTGTGTCTCCAGCTGCTGCACCATGCCGGTGGAAGCGCGCCTGAACGACCTGATCCGCCTGGAACTGGTGGCCGAGTTCGAGCGTGGCGAACCGCCGAAGAACATCGCGAAACGGCTGATGAAGGATGGCGTGGTGGAGCGCTACAACCAGAAGACCGGCATCTTCACCCTGACCCGCATGGGCAACAACGACTGCTACTTCCTCGACCGCAAGAGCCGGCTCTGCACCGTCTACGACAAGCGCCCGGACACCTGCCGCAATCACCCGCGCATCGGCCCGCGCCCCGGCTACTGCGCCTTCAAGCCGAAGGACTGA
- a CDS encoding pentapeptide repeat-containing protein produces the protein MLDAPHDDGFWRDATRDKAEEPELRPALEARARCGVPMQGFCLKKCRLAGLDLVHRGSHAGYDLSGSDLYRADLRGAHLFAINLRGASLMKADLRDANLHCADLRDANLLGVKLTGARLDNVRWGDRVLQERQAREARRSGQPALVLDLLQQAEEVYRNLRIELERAGLFEEAGRFFYREMVMRRLQMPRWSGQRLFSWLVDLFCGYGEQPVRVVLFSLGFVLVCALLYFMVGVYHGEVRLAFSLEQDLRTNLEALGACMYYSVVTFTTLGYGDIVPLGLARPLAAFEAFVGSFTMALFVVVFVKKMTR, from the coding sequence ATGCTCGATGCGCCCCATGACGACGGATTCTGGCGGGATGCCACGCGGGACAAGGCGGAGGAGCCCGAGCTCCGGCCGGCGCTGGAGGCGCGGGCGCGTTGCGGCGTGCCGATGCAGGGGTTCTGCCTGAAGAAGTGCCGGCTGGCCGGGCTCGACCTGGTGCATCGCGGCAGCCATGCCGGCTATGACCTGTCCGGGAGCGATCTCTACCGGGCCGACCTGCGCGGGGCCCATCTCTTCGCCATCAACCTGCGGGGCGCCTCCCTGATGAAGGCCGACCTGCGGGATGCCAATCTCCATTGCGCCGACCTTCGGGACGCCAACCTGCTGGGGGTGAAGCTCACGGGTGCGCGCCTGGATAACGTGCGCTGGGGGGATCGGGTGCTGCAGGAACGTCAGGCCCGGGAGGCCCGCCGCAGCGGCCAGCCGGCCCTGGTGCTGGACCTGTTGCAGCAGGCCGAGGAGGTCTACCGCAACCTGCGCATCGAGTTGGAAAGGGCGGGGTTGTTCGAGGAGGCCGGCCGCTTCTTCTATCGCGAAATGGTCATGCGCCGCCTGCAGATGCCGCGCTGGTCGGGTCAGCGGCTGTTTTCCTGGCTGGTGGACCTGTTCTGCGGCTACGGCGAGCAACCGGTCAGGGTGGTGCTGTTCTCGCTCGGGTTCGTGCTGGTCTGCGCCTTGCTGTACTTCATGGTGGGCGTGTACCACGGCGAGGTACGCCTGGCCTTCTCGCTGGAGCAGGACCTGCGCACCAACCTGGAGGCACTGGGGGCCTGCATGTACTACAGCGTGGTGACCTTCACCACGCTCGGCTACGGGGACATCGTCCCTCTCGGGCTGGCGCGGCCGCTCGCCGCCTTCGAGGCCTTTGTCGGCAGCTTCACCATGGCGCTGTTCGTGGTGGTGTTCGTGAAGAAGATGACCCGCTGA
- a CDS encoding DUF808 domain-containing protein: MAGASLLTLIDDIATLLDDISVMTKVAAKKTAGVLGDDLALNAQQVSGVRADRELPVVWAVARGSMLNKAILVPAALLISAFAPWAVVPLLMLGGAFLCFEGFEKLAHKWLHSREEDEHAHAARTEALADPELDLVAMEKDKIKGAIRTDFILSAEIIVITLGTVSAAPFGTQVAVLVGIALIMTVGVYGLVAGIVKLDDLGFYLVRQQGDAARTLGRGILAAAPWMMKGLSVLGTAAMFLVGGSIILHGIPAAHHLLEPLLAAAGGLSWLVQVLVDGLAGILAGALVLAAVSLAKRVISAARG, translated from the coding sequence ATGGCCGGAGCCAGCCTGCTGACCCTGATCGACGATATCGCGACCCTGCTCGATGACATTTCGGTGATGACCAAGGTCGCCGCCAAGAAGACCGCCGGGGTCCTGGGGGATGACCTGGCGTTGAACGCCCAGCAGGTCAGCGGCGTTCGGGCCGACCGGGAGTTGCCGGTGGTCTGGGCGGTGGCCAGGGGGTCGATGCTGAACAAGGCCATCCTGGTGCCCGCCGCATTGCTCATCAGTGCCTTCGCGCCCTGGGCTGTGGTGCCGCTGCTGATGTTGGGGGGCGCCTTCCTCTGTTTCGAGGGGTTCGAGAAGCTGGCCCACAAGTGGCTGCACAGCCGCGAGGAGGACGAGCACGCCCATGCGGCGAGAACCGAGGCCCTGGCCGACCCGGAACTGGACCTGGTGGCCATGGAGAAGGACAAGATCAAGGGGGCCATCCGCACCGACTTCATCCTGTCCGCCGAGATCATCGTCATCACCCTCGGCACCGTGTCCGCCGCGCCCTTCGGAACCCAGGTGGCGGTACTGGTGGGGATTGCCCTGATCATGACCGTCGGTGTCTACGGACTGGTCGCCGGTATCGTCAAGCTGGACGACCTGGGCTTCTACCTGGTGCGTCAGCAGGGCGATGCGGCGCGGACCCTGGGTCGCGGCATCCTCGCCGCCGCCCCCTGGATGATGAAGGGGCTCTCGGTGCTGGGTACCGCCGCCATGTTCCTGGTGGGCGGCAGCATCATCCTGCACGGCATTCCGGCCGCTCATCACCTCCTGGAGCCCCTGCTGGCGGCGGCCGGTGGCCTGTCCTGGCTGGTGCAGGTCCTGGTGGACGGCCTTGCCGGCATCCTCGCCGGGGCGCTGGTACTGGCGGCGGTGAGCCTGGCGAAGCGGGTGATCTCCGCCGCCAGGGGCTGA
- the cptA gene encoding phosphoethanolamine transferase CptA has product MSSNAPRAEGRPVDWAGLGWLFLFFWYFSGVTQMLIQVTGTSGFTGFRQAFLLSAVWLVPVLLFPSRTRSIAGVLGLLLWLASLPAFGYFLVYGQEFSQSVIFILFESNVAEGSEYLAQYFAWWMVPVFLAYAAGAVLLWTRIRPVYLPKRRALLASLAVLAATVGYPAVKQGLENPTFAMARDSFEKRMEPAVPWQLVVGYRQYRQQLAEMHDLLEGNKRIAPLANLKDENAAQPATLVLVIGESTNRQRMSLYGYPRPTTPNLDRIRDQLDVFDNVITPRPYTIEALQQVLTFADEQNPDLYLSKPSLVNLMKQAGYKTYWITNQQTLTKRNTMLTTFSKQADEQFYLNNNRNQNARQYDDDVLPPFEKVLADPAPRKFIVVHLLGTHMSYQYRYPPEYERFTDRQGVPASVTDDQLPTYNSYDNAVLFNDQVVSSLIQRFSSQQSNGFLLYLSDHGEAVFDPEHPEVLGRNEAAPTAPMYTIPFMLWRSPQWRESHPLDLSANLGRPYSSSSFIHTWSDLAGIRFDGFDPSRSLVNNGFQARPLLIGDPYRPKALIDFSLIKPKARPADIEVVSGALPGKRPQG; this is encoded by the coding sequence ATGTCGTCGAACGCACCCCGGGCCGAGGGACGGCCAGTCGACTGGGCCGGGCTGGGCTGGCTCTTTCTCTTCTTCTGGTACTTCTCCGGCGTGACCCAGATGCTGATCCAGGTGACCGGCACCAGTGGTTTCACCGGGTTTCGCCAGGCCTTCCTGCTGAGTGCGGTGTGGCTGGTCCCCGTGCTGCTGTTCCCCTCGCGTACCCGCAGCATCGCCGGTGTCCTCGGCCTGTTGCTCTGGCTCGCATCGTTGCCGGCCTTCGGCTATTTCCTGGTCTACGGGCAGGAGTTCTCCCAGAGCGTCATCTTCATCCTGTTCGAGTCGAACGTGGCCGAGGGCTCGGAGTACCTTGCGCAGTATTTCGCCTGGTGGATGGTGCCGGTCTTCCTCGCCTACGCGGCGGGCGCCGTGCTGCTCTGGACTCGCATCCGCCCGGTCTACTTGCCGAAACGCCGCGCGCTATTGGCGAGCCTGGCGGTACTGGCCGCCACCGTCGGCTACCCGGCGGTGAAGCAGGGGCTGGAGAACCCCACGTTCGCCATGGCCCGGGACAGCTTCGAGAAGCGCATGGAGCCGGCGGTGCCCTGGCAGCTCGTGGTGGGCTACCGTCAGTACCGCCAGCAACTGGCCGAGATGCATGACCTGCTGGAAGGCAACAAGCGCATCGCGCCGCTGGCCAACCTCAAGGACGAGAATGCCGCTCAGCCGGCGACCCTGGTGCTGGTGATCGGCGAGTCCACCAATCGTCAGCGCATGAGCCTCTACGGCTACCCACGCCCGACCACGCCGAACCTCGACCGCATCCGCGACCAGCTGGATGTGTTCGACAACGTCATTACGCCGCGCCCCTACACCATCGAGGCGTTGCAGCAGGTGCTGACCTTCGCCGACGAGCAGAACCCCGACCTCTACCTGAGCAAGCCGTCCCTGGTGAACCTGATGAAGCAGGCCGGCTACAAGACCTACTGGATCACCAACCAGCAGACGCTCACCAAGCGCAATACCATGCTCACCACCTTCTCCAAGCAGGCGGATGAGCAGTTCTACCTGAACAACAACCGCAACCAGAATGCCCGCCAGTACGACGACGATGTGCTGCCGCCGTTCGAGAAGGTCCTGGCCGACCCGGCGCCGCGCAAGTTCATCGTGGTCCACCTGCTGGGCACCCACATGAGCTACCAGTACCGCTATCCGCCGGAGTACGAGCGTTTCACCGACCGCCAGGGCGTGCCGGCCAGCGTCACCGACGACCAACTGCCCACCTACAACAGCTACGACAACGCCGTGCTGTTCAACGATCAGGTTGTGTCGAGCCTGATCCAGCGTTTCTCCAGCCAGCAGTCCAACGGTTTCCTGCTCTACCTGTCGGATCATGGCGAGGCGGTGTTCGATCCGGAGCACCCGGAGGTGTTGGGCCGCAACGAGGCGGCACCGACCGCGCCCATGTACACCATTCCCTTCATGCTCTGGCGTTCGCCGCAGTGGCGCGAGAGCCATCCCCTGGACCTGTCCGCCAACCTGGGCCGACCCTACAGCAGCTCCAGCTTCATCCACACCTGGTCCGACCTGGCGGGCATCCGCTTCGATGGCTTCGACCCGAGTCGCAGCCTGGTCAACAACGGGTTCCAGGCACGTCCGCTGCTGATCGGCGACCCTTACCGGCCCAAGGCCCTGATCGATTTCAGCCTGATCAAGCCCAAGGCCAGGCCCGCCGATATCGAGGTGGTCAGCGGCGCCCTGCCCGGCAAGCGCCCCCAGGGGTGA
- a CDS encoding DUF2247 family protein: protein MHIVLDGGFCLSEAPWLNWADINYGLHRGFLSSTGVVDYAAKSLSAESPAEQYELACLTGDDANDVQECVSRLAVKDVQDVKGSEKAWMFLIFLWVFMNKDRYQDPLGVVEELYADFEYPESVAPIVRYMPAADPYLEGEDQLYKNWSNMLELFRKELQASRSG, encoded by the coding sequence ATGCATATAGTCCTAGATGGTGGATTCTGCCTTTCAGAAGCGCCTTGGTTGAACTGGGCAGATATTAATTACGGATTGCATCGTGGTTTTTTAAGTTCGACAGGAGTTGTTGACTATGCCGCTAAAAGCCTTTCTGCTGAATCTCCTGCGGAGCAGTATGAGCTGGCCTGCCTGACTGGCGATGATGCCAATGATGTTCAGGAGTGCGTTAGTCGCCTCGCAGTTAAGGATGTGCAAGATGTCAAGGGCTCAGAGAAGGCGTGGATGTTCTTGATTTTTCTGTGGGTCTTTATGAATAAGGATAGATATCAAGATCCATTGGGGGTTGTTGAAGAGCTATATGCGGATTTTGAGTATCCGGAGTCTGTTGCTCCTATTGTCCGGTATATGCCGGCGGCGGACCCTTATTTGGAGGGTGAGGATCAACTTTATAAAAATTGGTCCAATATGTTGGAGTTATTTAGAAAGGAGCTTCAGGCTAGTCGCTCCGGATAA
- a CDS encoding DUF4926 domain-containing protein has translation MSLEINEVVRLLEDIPSEGLCSGSLGVIVAVFSEPEEAYEVEFCDEEGVTVAQLALRSSQFEVVK, from the coding sequence ATGTCTCTAGAAATTAATGAAGTCGTACGCTTGTTGGAGGACATTCCTTCTGAGGGCCTTTGTAGTGGTAGTCTCGGGGTGATAGTTGCCGTCTTCTCGGAGCCAGAGGAAGCTTATGAAGTTGAATTTTGCGATGAGGAAGGTGTCACTGTTGCGCAGTTGGCACTGAGATCATCACAGTTTGAGGTTGTGAAGTAA
- a CDS encoding DUF6883 domain-containing protein, whose protein sequence is MYFDDSIPSLFKKDLHRYQLQNTSAISALTQVGTQLSLEGKGLSAENAGLLSSILAAAGGLFGPKGVPELVEGAHSLVGANRAVIDPRKLTDYALNPDHPVGGNKARVFESVLGFTKGNSDLLMKQLQEGVMKNTPIPGKVDQYGARFTVDIPVAGPNGSAVVRSGWIYKPGSNTPELTTIFVKWFLCL, encoded by the coding sequence ATGTATTTCGATGACAGCATTCCGTCGCTGTTCAAGAAGGATCTGCATCGCTATCAACTGCAAAACACCAGCGCAATAAGCGCGCTGACTCAGGTCGGGACGCAGCTTTCTCTCGAAGGCAAAGGGCTTTCGGCAGAAAATGCGGGCTTACTCAGCAGCATACTGGCGGCAGCGGGCGGGCTATTTGGTCCAAAAGGAGTTCCAGAGCTTGTCGAAGGTGCTCATTCACTTGTAGGTGCCAATCGTGCGGTCATTGATCCGCGCAAGCTAACGGATTATGCATTGAATCCAGATCACCCCGTTGGTGGTAACAAGGCTCGTGTCTTTGAATCTGTGCTTGGATTTACGAAGGGTAACTCGGATCTGCTGATGAAGCAGCTTCAGGAAGGGGTAATGAAAAACACACCAATTCCAGGGAAGGTAGATCAATATGGTGCTCGTTTTACTGTCGACATTCCTGTTGCAGGGCCGAATGGAAGTGCGGTCGTTAGAAGTGGGTGGATTTATAAGCCCGGCTCAAATACTCCAGAGTTGACAACAATTTTTGTGAAGTGGTTTCTATGTCTCTAG
- a CDS encoding tyrosine-type recombinase/integrase, producing MEQRLPIHILSSDEVDKIFNVPDVAIFTGVCDRTMLETLYSTGMRRMELINLSWSSIDYERGTVMIRQGKGKKDRMITHR from the coding sequence ATGGAACAGCGCTTGCCGATACATATTCTGAGCAGCGACGAGGTGGACAAAATCTTCAACGTGCCGGACGTGGCCATCTTCACCGGCGTGTGTGACCGGACCATGTTGGAAACGCTTTACAGCACCGGCATGCGCCGCATGGAACTTATTAACTTGAGCTGGAGCAGCATTGATTACGAACGTGGGACGGTGATGATTCGCCAGGGAAAAGGCAAAAAAGACCGGATGATCACCCATCGGTGA